From Curtobacterium sp. SGAir0471, the proteins below share one genomic window:
- a CDS encoding sodium:proton antiporter, producing the protein MSAAVVVMAVGIALVLVLLGATLALAVGRIVRGPTILDRMIGSDMVLTTALVVIAAAMVVRRDLTAVPVLVVIAATSVFATIAVARIVTPSSDPSDEGTDVTTPEHAVEEESK; encoded by the coding sequence GTGAGCGCCGCGGTCGTCGTCATGGCCGTCGGGATCGCCCTCGTCCTCGTGCTGCTCGGCGCCACGCTCGCGCTGGCCGTCGGGCGGATCGTCCGCGGACCGACGATCCTCGACCGGATGATCGGGTCCGACATGGTGCTCACCACCGCGCTCGTCGTGATCGCCGCCGCGATGGTGGTCCGGCGCGACCTGACCGCGGTGCCGGTGCTGGTCGTCATCGCGGCGACGAGCGTGTTCGCGACCATCGCCGTCGCGCGCATCGTCACGCCGTCGTCGGACCCGTCCGACGAGGGCACGGACGTGACCACGCCGGAGCACGCCGTGGAGGAGGAGTCGAAGTGA
- a CDS encoding FadR/GntR family transcriptional regulator translates to MTSAFDRVLDGIGAAVVTGAFAPGSRRSTDDLVAWSGASRSIVREAVRVLVALGMLRARPRVGVVVAHPADWDVLDPRVVRWRLQGPDAARVSAELRELRTAVEPAAAAAAARRAPLDECAAGREALLATADELASAAAEDRRLDFTVADIRLHALVLDLSGNALYRRLHRVGGETLRERGSIRPDRHDVGLHRTLAQAVAGGRPDEAADVMREIERRTERRPGPDLG, encoded by the coding sequence GTGACGAGCGCCTTCGACCGGGTGCTCGACGGGATCGGCGCCGCCGTCGTCACCGGTGCCTTCGCCCCGGGCAGCCGCCGGAGCACGGACGACCTGGTCGCGTGGTCCGGCGCGAGCCGCAGCATCGTGCGCGAGGCGGTCCGGGTCCTCGTCGCCCTCGGCATGCTCCGTGCGCGGCCCCGGGTCGGTGTGGTCGTCGCGCACCCCGCCGACTGGGACGTCCTCGATCCGCGGGTCGTCCGCTGGCGCCTCCAGGGACCGGACGCCGCGCGGGTGTCCGCCGAGCTCCGCGAGCTGCGGACCGCCGTGGAGCCGGCAGCGGCCGCCGCGGCGGCCCGACGAGCTCCCCTCGACGAGTGCGCGGCCGGCCGGGAGGCGCTGCTCGCCACCGCGGACGAGCTCGCGTCCGCCGCGGCCGAGGACCGCCGCCTCGACTTCACCGTCGCGGACATCCGGCTGCACGCCCTCGTGCTGGACCTGTCCGGCAACGCGCTGTACCGACGACTGCACCGGGTGGGCGGGGAGACGCTCCGTGAGCGCGGCAGCATCCGTCCGGACCGGCACGACGTCGGACTCCACCGCACGCTCGCGCAGGCGGTCGCCGGCGGTCGACCGGACGAGGCCGCCGACGTGATGCGCGAGATCGAGCGACGGACCGAGCGCCGACCGGGCCCCGACCTGGGATGA
- a CDS encoding cation:proton antiporter codes for MIEILESFVDGAGVRAWIALGLMLVAAALSLGAAVGIVRFRDPLVRLHSMAKPQVLGLALALAAIVVAVWTWTAFWVVLPVLVFQLFLVPVSTHMIARAGLRSNDYRHEDLLVDDTED; via the coding sequence GTGATCGAGATCCTGGAGTCCTTCGTCGACGGCGCCGGTGTGCGCGCCTGGATCGCCCTCGGCCTGATGCTGGTCGCCGCGGCGCTGTCCCTCGGTGCCGCCGTCGGCATCGTGCGCTTCCGGGACCCGCTCGTCCGACTGCACTCGATGGCGAAGCCGCAGGTGCTCGGGTTGGCACTCGCCCTGGCCGCGATCGTCGTGGCGGTGTGGACCTGGACGGCGTTCTGGGTCGTGCTGCCCGTGCTCGTGTTCCAGCTCTTCCTGGTGCCGGTGTCGACGCACATGATCGCGCGTGCCGGGCTGCGGTCGAACGACTACCGGCACGAGGACCTGCTGGTCGACGACACCGAGGACTGA
- a CDS encoding SDR family NAD(P)-dependent oxidoreductase, protein MHLDLTDRVVVVTGAGRGIGRTLAARFAAEGCRVVAFDLAFDDDTATATPDVEQVVCNVADPGSVRAAVDEVVRRHGTVDVLVNNAGINVTGTVAELGWDEWRRCMDVNLGGTFLVSQAIAPVMQAAGRGRIVNAASFAAIVPSVGSAAYAASKAAVVSFTRVLASELGPWGITVNAYAPGMVPTAMNGFAAMPQADQDRLLDTLSLRRWETPDDVADLLVFLASDASAYITGTLVDVSGGKLATQIPARAHGR, encoded by the coding sequence ATGCACCTCGACCTGACCGACCGCGTGGTGGTCGTCACCGGAGCCGGCAGGGGGATCGGCCGGACCCTCGCCGCTCGGTTCGCCGCCGAGGGGTGCCGCGTCGTCGCGTTCGACCTCGCCTTCGACGACGACACCGCGACGGCGACGCCGGACGTGGAGCAGGTCGTGTGCAACGTCGCCGATCCGGGCTCCGTCCGCGCCGCCGTCGACGAGGTGGTGCGTCGACACGGCACCGTCGACGTGCTCGTCAACAACGCGGGCATCAACGTCACCGGGACCGTCGCCGAGCTCGGGTGGGACGAGTGGCGGCGCTGCATGGACGTCAACCTCGGCGGGACCTTCCTGGTCAGCCAGGCGATCGCGCCGGTGATGCAGGCAGCCGGACGCGGCAGGATCGTCAACGCGGCATCGTTCGCGGCGATCGTGCCGAGCGTGGGCAGTGCGGCCTACGCGGCGTCGAAGGCCGCGGTGGTCTCCTTCACGCGGGTGCTCGCATCGGAGCTCGGCCCGTGGGGCATCACCGTGAACGCGTACGCCCCGGGCATGGTGCCGACCGCGATGAACGGCTTCGCCGCGATGCCGCAGGCCGACCAGGACCGACTGCTCGACACGCTCTCGCTCCGGCGGTGGGAGACCCCGGACGACGTCGCCGACCTGCTGGTCTTCCTCGCGAGCGACGCGTCCGCCTACATCACGGGGACGCTCGTCGACGTGTCCGGCGGCAAGCTCGCGACGCAGATCCCGGCACGGGCGCACGGGCGCTGA
- a CDS encoding DedA family protein encodes MDAAQEMVLQLVGTPWAFLVVGLVLAVGSVAVFLPSQALVVAIGTLLVGGDGGLLPVLVLVVAATVGMVLGDVALWHLARTVDLGSRSWFSRPKVRKARESIDARYRKAPGRIAVLGRFIPMGRLTTNLVGADSGLDLRRFLVTCLVADVVWAAYCVGIAAATGSWSRDQPFLVTTLAVVASILLGLAISAVEKAVRRRAEGAAVA; translated from the coding sequence GTGGACGCAGCGCAGGAGATGGTGCTCCAGCTCGTCGGCACGCCGTGGGCCTTCCTCGTCGTCGGGCTCGTGCTCGCCGTCGGCAGCGTCGCGGTCTTCCTGCCGAGCCAGGCGCTGGTCGTGGCGATCGGCACCCTGCTCGTCGGGGGTGACGGCGGCCTCCTGCCGGTGCTCGTCCTGGTGGTCGCGGCGACGGTCGGCATGGTGCTCGGCGACGTCGCACTCTGGCACCTCGCGCGGACCGTCGACCTCGGCTCGCGGTCGTGGTTCAGCCGCCCGAAGGTCCGGAAGGCGCGCGAGTCGATCGACGCCCGCTACCGGAAGGCCCCCGGACGCATCGCCGTCCTCGGTCGGTTCATCCCGATGGGCCGGCTCACCACGAACCTGGTCGGTGCCGACAGCGGGCTCGACCTCCGACGCTTCCTGGTCACCTGCCTCGTCGCCGACGTCGTCTGGGCCGCCTACTGCGTGGGCATCGCCGCCGCCACCGGGAGCTGGAGCCGCGACCAGCCCTTCCTCGTCACGACGCTCGCGGTCGTCGCCTCGATCCTGCTCGGCCTCGCGATCTCGGCGGTCGAGAAGGCCGTGCGGCGTCGCGCCGAGGGCGCTGCGGTCGCCTGA
- a CDS encoding Na+/H+ antiporter subunit A, producing the protein MVSVLVAFAIVALIVPALTPLMGRRVFYVAALAPASAAVLTVAQTDAALHGGVTSRWQWIPELDLALSLRMDALSWVLALVVSAVGALVLVYCASYFGRDEPGLGRFASVLTAFAGSMYGLVVADDVIVLFVLWEATTVFSYLLIGQDADKRASRAAAMQALVVTTAGGLAMLAGLVALSVTAGTTSLSGIIAQAPELVDRPGPLVPVVVVLVLLGALTKSAIVPFHFWLPAAMAAPTPVSAYLHAAAMVKAGIYLVARLAPAFALLTGWRETITVLGVLGMLIGGYRALRQTDVKLLLAYGTVAQLGFLVLAAGWGAPAVALGGVALLVAHATFKSTLFLVVGAVDHVTGTRDLRKLSGLGRKMPWLAVVAVLALASMAGIPPTVGFVAKEAVLTGLVEELHGPQAAWAWIALVGVTLGSLLTVAYSLRFLWGTFARKSGVADTEAHGLHGLGVVPSVLAVAGLALGVLTPVVAHGVEPAATAAALPEGEVPHLALWHGLEPALGLSAITLVGGVALFLARRWVEALQHRLSGSPSAADTYRKTMRGLDRLATGLTAGVQRGSLPYYLTVILSVFVAGALANLVLGGPWAFRVRFADSWGQVPVVAVMAVAAIAVLTAKTRFAAAVLVGVTGYGMSVLFVLHGAVDLALTQLVVETVTLIAFVLVLRRLPPRIATANPSRFRIARALFAALAGVTMAIVVVVAASARNSTPIWPDIPALTKSFGHGLNVVNVALVDLRGWDTLGELTVVVAAATGVASLIFLDSREDTLPRLRDLPSSVTSDKHRPDGEPRAWLPTSAAIPTGRSALLDVVVRLLFHGLVVLSLYLLFAGHNAAGGGFAGGLVAGIALAGRYLAGGPAELGAAAPVRAGRLLGLGVATAATTAIVPLFFGKEALYSSFIEADVPVLGHVEFVTATFFDIGVYLVVVGLVLDVLRSLGAEVDRQRLEDSRARITDTTEGDVDDNTAATTPEGSAV; encoded by the coding sequence ATGGTCTCCGTCCTCGTCGCGTTCGCGATCGTCGCCCTGATCGTCCCCGCCCTGACCCCGCTGATGGGGCGCCGCGTCTTCTACGTCGCCGCCCTCGCGCCCGCCTCCGCCGCGGTGCTGACCGTCGCACAGACCGACGCCGCCCTGCACGGTGGGGTCACGAGTCGGTGGCAGTGGATCCCGGAGCTCGACCTGGCGCTGTCCCTGCGGATGGACGCCCTGTCGTGGGTGCTCGCCCTGGTCGTCTCGGCCGTCGGGGCGCTCGTGCTCGTCTACTGCGCGTCGTACTTCGGGCGGGACGAGCCCGGGCTCGGCCGGTTCGCGTCCGTCCTGACCGCGTTCGCCGGGTCGATGTACGGCCTGGTCGTCGCCGACGACGTGATCGTGCTCTTCGTGCTGTGGGAGGCCACGACGGTCTTCTCGTACCTGCTCATCGGGCAGGACGCCGACAAGCGCGCGAGCCGTGCCGCCGCGATGCAGGCCCTCGTCGTGACGACCGCCGGCGGGCTGGCGATGCTCGCCGGACTCGTCGCCCTGTCGGTCACCGCGGGCACCACGAGCCTGTCCGGCATCATCGCGCAGGCGCCCGAGCTCGTCGACCGTCCCGGGCCACTCGTGCCGGTCGTGGTCGTCCTCGTGCTCCTCGGCGCGCTGACGAAGTCCGCGATCGTCCCGTTCCACTTCTGGCTGCCGGCAGCGATGGCCGCGCCGACCCCGGTCAGCGCCTACCTGCACGCCGCCGCGATGGTCAAGGCCGGCATCTACCTGGTCGCGCGCCTGGCCCCGGCCTTCGCGCTGCTGACCGGCTGGCGCGAGACGATCACCGTGCTCGGCGTGCTCGGCATGCTGATCGGTGGCTACCGGGCGCTGCGGCAGACCGACGTCAAGCTGCTGCTCGCCTACGGCACGGTCGCGCAGCTCGGGTTCCTCGTCCTCGCGGCGGGGTGGGGCGCACCGGCCGTCGCCCTGGGCGGCGTCGCCCTGCTCGTCGCCCACGCCACGTTCAAGTCGACGCTGTTCCTCGTCGTCGGCGCGGTCGACCACGTGACCGGAACCCGTGACCTGCGGAAGCTCAGCGGGCTCGGACGGAAGATGCCGTGGCTCGCCGTCGTGGCCGTCCTCGCCCTCGCCTCGATGGCGGGCATCCCGCCGACGGTCGGGTTCGTCGCGAAGGAGGCCGTCCTGACCGGTCTCGTCGAGGAACTCCACGGTCCGCAGGCCGCCTGGGCGTGGATCGCGCTCGTCGGGGTCACGCTCGGCTCGCTCCTCACCGTGGCCTACTCGCTCCGCTTCCTCTGGGGCACCTTCGCGCGGAAGTCCGGCGTGGCCGACACCGAGGCACACGGCCTGCACGGACTCGGCGTCGTCCCGTCCGTCCTCGCGGTCGCCGGCCTGGCACTGGGTGTGCTCACGCCCGTCGTCGCACACGGCGTCGAGCCCGCTGCGACCGCCGCGGCGCTGCCCGAGGGCGAGGTCCCGCACCTGGCGCTCTGGCACGGACTCGAGCCCGCACTCGGCCTCTCCGCGATCACCCTCGTCGGCGGTGTCGCCCTCTTCCTCGCGCGACGATGGGTCGAGGCCCTGCAGCACCGGCTCTCCGGGTCGCCGAGCGCGGCGGACACCTACCGGAAGACCATGCGCGGGCTCGACCGCCTGGCGACCGGACTCACCGCCGGGGTGCAGCGTGGTTCGCTCCCCTACTACCTGACCGTCATCCTGTCGGTGTTCGTCGCCGGTGCGCTGGCGAACCTGGTGCTCGGCGGCCCGTGGGCCTTCCGCGTGCGGTTCGCCGACTCGTGGGGCCAGGTGCCGGTGGTCGCCGTGATGGCCGTCGCCGCGATCGCGGTGCTGACGGCGAAGACCCGGTTCGCCGCCGCGGTGCTCGTCGGGGTCACCGGGTACGGGATGTCCGTGCTCTTCGTCCTGCACGGCGCGGTCGACCTCGCGCTCACCCAGCTCGTCGTCGAGACCGTCACGCTCATCGCGTTCGTGCTGGTGCTCCGCCGGCTCCCCCCGCGGATCGCCACGGCCAACCCGTCGCGCTTCCGGATCGCCCGGGCGCTGTTCGCCGCACTCGCCGGCGTCACGATGGCGATCGTGGTCGTCGTCGCCGCCTCGGCGCGGAACAGCACCCCGATCTGGCCCGACATCCCGGCCCTCACGAAGTCCTTCGGGCACGGCCTCAACGTCGTGAACGTCGCCCTGGTCGACCTGCGCGGCTGGGACACGCTCGGCGAGCTGACCGTCGTCGTCGCAGCGGCGACGGGTGTCGCGAGCCTCATCTTCCTCGACTCGCGGGAGGACACCCTGCCGCGACTGCGGGACCTGCCGTCGAGCGTCACCAGCGACAAGCACCGTCCGGACGGCGAGCCCCGCGCGTGGCTGCCGACGAGCGCCGCGATCCCGACCGGCCGCTCGGCGCTGCTCGACGTGGTCGTCCGCCTCCTCTTCCACGGGCTCGTCGTGCTGTCGCTCTACCTGCTCTTCGCCGGGCACAACGCCGCGGGCGGCGGGTTCGCCGGTGGGCTCGTCGCGGGCATCGCACTGGCCGGCCGGTACCTCGCCGGCGGCCCCGCGGAGCTCGGCGCCGCCGCTCCCGTGCGGGCCGGACGCCTGCTCGGACTCGGTGTCGCGACCGCGGCCACGACCGCGATCGTCCCGCTGTTCTTCGGGAAGGAAGCGCTGTACTCGTCCTTCATCGAGGCAGACGTCCCCGTGCTCGGCCACGTCGAGTTCGTCACCGCGACGTTCTTCGACATCGGCGTCTACCTGGTGGTCGTCGGACTCGTGCTCGACGTGCTCCGGAGCCTCGGGGCCGAGGTCGACCGGCAGCGCCTCGAGGACTCCCGCGCCCGCATCACCGACACCACGGAGGGCGACGTCGACGACAACACCGCCGCCACGACCCCGGAGGGGAGTGCCGTATGA
- a CDS encoding Na+/H+ antiporter subunit E, whose protein sequence is MSDTRRITNARRIAVAWRYDVPLVAGLTVLWALLWGSWSVLTLLCGLVVALLVTQLLPLPPVPLSKRFSLPRALWFLVVWAGHVVVASFRVAWAAVRPRGVRRSSIVLVQLHTTSEMTFTLATLAISLVPGSYVADVDLPRRRLLIHVLDTERPEQVDQERRTVARIEELVIRAIGSKQDVSELAEPLPEVTW, encoded by the coding sequence ATGAGTGACACTCGCCGCATCACCAACGCCCGACGGATCGCCGTCGCCTGGCGGTACGACGTGCCGCTCGTGGCCGGACTGACCGTGCTCTGGGCGCTGCTGTGGGGGTCGTGGAGCGTCCTGACGCTGCTGTGCGGCCTGGTCGTCGCGCTCCTCGTCACGCAGCTGCTGCCGCTGCCGCCGGTCCCCCTGTCGAAGCGGTTCTCGCTGCCGCGCGCGCTGTGGTTCCTGGTGGTCTGGGCCGGGCACGTCGTCGTCGCCTCGTTCCGGGTGGCCTGGGCGGCCGTCCGGCCACGCGGTGTCCGCCGGAGCTCGATCGTGCTCGTGCAGCTGCACACCACGTCGGAGATGACCTTCACGCTCGCCACCCTGGCGATCTCCCTCGTGCCCGGGTCGTACGTCGCCGACGTCGACCTGCCCCGCCGACGCCTGCTCATCCACGTGCTCGACACCGAGCGCCCTGAGCAGGTCGACCAGGAGCGGCGGACCGTCGCACGAATCGAGGAGCTCGTCATCCGCGCCATCGGGTCGAAGCAGGACGTCTCCGAACTCGCCGAGCCGCTGCCGGAGGTGACCTGGTGA
- a CDS encoding SMP-30/gluconolactonase/LRE family protein: MPSLTDLVPDPDAVERIATGSTWAEGPCWIPSSRTLRWSDIPGDRILQWHQESGETTVYASGVEYTNGRTLDRDGSVVQCSHGRRRVERDRDGTVTAVVDGWRDARLNSPNDVVVARDGSIWFTDPAYGITQPREGHPGEREYGDHWVFRCGPHGADLRPVVLDVDEPNGLAFSPDGRTLYVASSSAQDPVVRAYDVDGTRVKNGRVFVRLDEGEGVPDGIRVDADGNVWSSTHRGVTVFAPDGTRTGDVPVPEVVSNLCFGGDDGTTLFVTATTSLYRIATTTRDAAAVS; encoded by the coding sequence GTGCCGAGCCTCACCGACCTCGTCCCCGATCCCGACGCGGTCGAGCGCATCGCGACGGGTAGCACGTGGGCCGAGGGGCCGTGCTGGATCCCGTCGAGTCGCACGCTGCGGTGGTCGGACATCCCGGGCGACCGGATCCTCCAGTGGCACCAGGAGTCCGGCGAGACGACGGTGTACGCATCGGGTGTCGAGTACACGAACGGCCGGACCCTCGACCGTGACGGTTCCGTCGTGCAGTGCTCGCACGGCCGGCGACGCGTCGAGCGCGACCGGGACGGTACGGTCACCGCGGTCGTCGACGGCTGGCGGGACGCGCGGTTGAACTCGCCGAACGACGTCGTCGTCGCGCGGGACGGCTCGATCTGGTTCACCGATCCGGCGTACGGCATCACGCAGCCACGCGAGGGGCATCCGGGGGAGCGGGAGTACGGCGACCACTGGGTGTTCCGGTGCGGGCCGCACGGAGCGGACCTGCGTCCCGTGGTGCTCGACGTCGACGAGCCGAACGGCCTCGCCTTCTCGCCCGACGGACGGACGCTGTACGTGGCGAGTTCGTCGGCGCAGGACCCGGTCGTCCGCGCGTACGACGTCGACGGGACACGGGTGAAGAACGGCCGCGTGTTCGTCCGGCTCGACGAGGGCGAGGGCGTCCCGGACGGCATCCGCGTCGACGCCGACGGCAACGTGTGGTCCTCGACGCACCGGGGTGTGACGGTGTTCGCGCCCGACGGCACCCGCACCGGCGACGTCCCCGTGCCGGAGGTCGTCTCGAACCTCTGCTTCGGCGGTGACGACGGCACGACCCTGTTCGTCACCGCGACGACCTCGCTGTACCGCATCGCGACCACGACCCGGGACGCCGCTGCCGTATCCTGA
- a CDS encoding Na+/H+ antiporter subunit D, producing the protein MTWLVPLLVLVPLLGAAVALGLLRHQKLQRAITVAVLAVAVVVAATLMVLVDQHGTIVVQVGGWQAPYGISLVVDRLSALLLTVSASVLLLVLLFSIGQGLAADDEDAPVTIYYPTYLVLAAGVLDAFLAGDLFNLYVAFEMLLVASYVLITLGGSEQRVRAGTTYIITSLIASALFLASIGLVYGATGTVNIAQISERVAGLPEHVQLLLHTMLLIAFGIKAAVFPLAFWLPDSYPTAPAPVTAVFAGLLTKVGIYAIIRLETIIFPRPQLNTVLLVVAVLTMIVGVLGAVSQTDVKRLLSFTLISHIGFMVMGVGLGSVVGTAAAVFYTVHHIVVQTTLFLVSGVMERVGGTTSTRSLGGLLKAAPLLAALYLVPAFNLGGIPPFSGFIGKLGLFRAAAEDGSPMAWVTVGAGVVTSLLTLYALMRVWDAAFWRPKPAAEAAAPHASTAEPHAHLRSPEPAPLTVSEETGEAYHPGGSTTVTDAAHASSASSPATGQTAAVEPSVHTPLPRMLVAVTTVAVLGSVALTVVAGPLYGYATRAAESLESPARYVQAVLGSSDGGTDE; encoded by the coding sequence ATGACCTGGCTCGTCCCCCTGCTCGTCCTCGTCCCGCTGCTCGGCGCCGCCGTCGCGCTCGGGTTGTTGCGGCATCAGAAGCTCCAGCGCGCCATCACGGTCGCGGTGCTCGCCGTCGCCGTGGTCGTCGCCGCCACGCTCATGGTGCTCGTCGACCAGCACGGCACCATCGTCGTGCAGGTCGGCGGGTGGCAGGCGCCGTACGGCATCTCGCTCGTGGTCGACCGGTTGAGCGCGCTGCTCCTCACCGTGAGCGCGAGCGTGCTCCTGCTCGTCCTGCTGTTCTCGATCGGTCAGGGGCTGGCGGCCGACGACGAGGACGCTCCCGTCACGATCTACTACCCGACGTACCTCGTGCTCGCGGCCGGCGTGCTCGACGCGTTCCTCGCGGGTGACCTGTTCAACCTCTACGTCGCCTTCGAGATGCTCCTGGTGGCCAGCTACGTGCTCATCACCCTGGGTGGCAGCGAGCAGCGCGTCCGGGCCGGCACGACGTACATCATCACGAGCCTGATCGCCTCGGCGCTCTTCCTCGCCTCGATCGGCCTGGTCTACGGCGCGACCGGCACGGTGAACATCGCGCAGATCTCGGAGCGCGTCGCCGGGCTCCCCGAGCACGTGCAGCTCCTGCTCCACACGATGCTGCTCATCGCCTTCGGCATCAAGGCCGCGGTGTTCCCGCTCGCCTTCTGGCTGCCCGACTCCTACCCCACCGCACCGGCGCCGGTCACCGCGGTGTTCGCCGGTCTGCTCACCAAGGTCGGCATCTACGCGATCATCCGCCTCGAGACGATCATCTTCCCGCGACCCCAGCTCAACACGGTGCTGCTCGTCGTCGCCGTGCTCACGATGATCGTCGGCGTGCTGGGGGCCGTGTCCCAGACCGACGTGAAGCGCCTGCTGTCCTTCACGCTCATCAGCCACATCGGCTTCATGGTGATGGGCGTCGGGCTCGGCTCCGTCGTCGGCACCGCCGCGGCCGTGTTCTACACGGTGCACCACATCGTCGTGCAGACCACCCTGTTCCTGGTGTCGGGGGTGATGGAACGCGTCGGCGGGACGACGTCGACCCGGTCGCTCGGCGGACTGCTCAAGGCCGCCCCGCTCCTCGCGGCGCTCTACCTGGTGCCGGCGTTCAACCTCGGCGGCATCCCGCCGTTCTCCGGCTTCATCGGCAAGCTCGGCCTGTTCCGCGCCGCGGCCGAGGACGGGTCCCCGATGGCCTGGGTGACGGTCGGTGCCGGGGTGGTCACGAGCCTCCTGACCCTGTACGCGCTGATGCGCGTCTGGGACGCGGCCTTCTGGCGGCCGAAGCCCGCCGCCGAGGCGGCGGCCCCGCACGCCAGCACGGCCGAGCCGCACGCCCACCTGCGGTCGCCGGAACCCGCGCCGCTGACCGTCTCCGAGGAGACGGGCGAGGCGTACCACCCGGGAGGCTCGACCACCGTCACCGACGCGGCGCACGCGAGCAGTGCCTCCAGTCCGGCCACCGGCCAGACCGCGGCCGTCGAGCCGTCGGTCCACACGCCGCTGCCGCGGATGCTCGTCGCCGTCACGACGGTGGCGGTCCTCGGGTCGGTCGCCCTGACCGTCGTCGCCGGGCCGCTCTACGGCTACGCGACCCGCGCGGCGGAGTCGCTGGAGTCACCCGCCCGGTACGTGCAGGCGGTCCTGGGCAGCTCGGACGGAGGTACCGATGAGTGA
- a CDS encoding SDR family oxidoreductase, producing the protein MTAKVLWITGGGSGMGAASAIAAGRDGWTIVLSGRRRERLERVADEVRATGGTVDVLPLDVTDAGAVSAARDTVLERYGRIDGLVLAAGLNTPARRWADQSLADVRAVLDTNTTAVVTVVDAALPALRESGGVVVVVSSYAGWSFQPGAGVAYSASKTALGSIVRTLNQQEAEHGVRATHLCPGDVATDFLDQRPEVPDAAARARMLQPEDVGRTVVFVLGQPEHVRIDELVLSPVAQR; encoded by the coding sequence ATGACGGCGAAGGTGCTCTGGATCACGGGTGGCGGCAGCGGGATGGGGGCGGCGAGCGCGATCGCCGCGGGCCGCGACGGATGGACGATCGTGCTCAGCGGTCGTCGGCGGGAGCGACTCGAACGGGTCGCGGACGAGGTCCGGGCGACCGGCGGAACGGTGGACGTGCTGCCGCTCGACGTGACGGATGCCGGAGCCGTGTCGGCCGCTCGCGACACCGTGCTCGAGCGGTACGGGCGCATCGACGGCCTGGTGCTGGCCGCGGGGCTGAACACGCCGGCGCGACGCTGGGCCGACCAGTCGCTCGCCGACGTCAGAGCCGTCCTCGACACGAACACGACCGCGGTGGTGACGGTCGTCGACGCGGCGCTGCCGGCGCTCCGGGAGTCGGGCGGCGTGGTCGTGGTGGTGTCGTCCTACGCGGGCTGGTCCTTCCAACCCGGCGCCGGTGTCGCGTACTCGGCGAGCAAGACGGCGCTCGGATCGATCGTCCGGACGCTCAACCAGCAGGAGGCCGAGCACGGCGTGCGTGCCACCCACCTGTGCCCGGGCGACGTCGCCACGGACTTCCTCGACCAGCGGCCGGAGGTCCCCGACGCGGCGGCCCGTGCACGGATGCTGCAGCCCGAGGACGTCGGCCGGACCGTCGTCTTCGTGCTCGGGCAGCCGGAGCACGTGCGGATCGACGAGCTGGTCCTGTCGCCCGTCGCGCAGCGGTGA
- a CDS encoding Na(+)/H(+) antiporter subunit C → MTITLVLVIAMAVLFSCGVYLLLERSLTRMLLGFLLLGNSLNLLLLIMSGAAGNPPIGGSSEGITDPLPQAFALTAIVITFAVSAFLLALIHRSWKLSRADEVEVDEADAAIGRDREDDPADDDPEIDTDPEAAQNEEATR, encoded by the coding sequence ATGACCATCACCCTGGTCCTCGTCATCGCGATGGCGGTGCTGTTCTCGTGCGGCGTGTACCTGCTGCTCGAGCGGTCGCTGACCCGGATGCTGCTCGGCTTCCTGCTGCTCGGCAACTCGCTCAACCTGCTGCTGCTCATCATGTCCGGCGCGGCGGGCAACCCCCCGATCGGCGGCTCGTCCGAGGGCATCACCGACCCGCTCCCCCAGGCGTTCGCCCTGACCGCCATCGTCATCACCTTCGCGGTGAGCGCGTTCCTGCTCGCACTCATCCACCGCTCCTGGAAGCTGTCCCGCGCCGACGAGGTCGAGGTCGACGAGGCCGACGCCGCCATCGGCCGGGACCGCGAGGACGACCCCGCCGACGACGACCCCGAGATCGACACCGACCCCGAAGCAGCCCAGAACGAGGAGGCCACGCGATGA